The DNA sequence TAGATGTGAACTCTACCATGGAGGCTTCTCCTTCGTAAAACTTACGGTCAGGAGTTATAATTTCCAACCGGAAAAATTTGTTTTCCTCTGCCATTTGTCCACCCCCTATTTCATACGGGCACGGACTTCATCGATAGAACCTGCATTTAAGAAATAGCTTTCCGGTACGTCATCATGCTTTCCTTCCAGAATTTCCTTGAATCCACGGATGGTTTCTGTAATAGGTACATACTTTCCATCCAGTCCGGTAAACTGGGTTGCTACGAAGAATGGCTGAGATAAGAATCTCTGCACCTTTCTTGCACGGTTTACAACCAGCTTATCATCTTCTGAAAGTTCATCCATACCAAGGATTGCAATGATATCCTGTAATTCTTTATACTTCTGCAAAATTTCCTGTACACCACGAGCCACTTCAAAGTGTTCCTGACCTACGATACGAGGGTCCAGAATACGAGAAGTAGAACCAAGTGGGTCTACTGCCGGATAAATACCAAGTTCTACGATAGAACGGTCTAATACGGTAGTTGCATCCAGATGGGCAAATGTAGTTGCAGGAGCCGGGTCTGTTAAGTCATCCGCCGGTACATATACTGCCTGTACGGAAGTAATAGAACCATTCTTTGTGGATGTGATACGTTCCTGCAAAGCACCCATTTCTGTCTGTAAGGTTGGCTGATAACCTACCGCAGATGGCATACGTCCTAATAACGCAGACACCTCGGAACCAGCCTGTGTGAAACGGAAGATATTGTCAATGAATAACAATACGTCCTTTCCACCTTTATCACGGAAATACTCTGCCATGGTAAGTCCTGTTAAACCTACACGCATACGCGCTCCAGGTGGCTCGTTCATCTGTCCGAACACCATACAGGTCTTATCAATAACTCCGGATTCTTTCATTTCATAGTAAAGGTCATTTCCTTCACGAGTTCTTTCACCTACACCGGTAAATACAGAATATCCACCATGCTCTGTTGCGATGTTGTGAATTAATTCCTGAATCAATACGGTCTTACCTAC is a window from the Roseburia sp. 499 genome containing:
- the atpD gene encoding F0F1 ATP synthase subunit beta is translated as MAEKNIGKITQIVGAVLDVKFSEGKLPEINEAINVSLKDGKRLVVEVSQHLGDDTVRCIAMGPTDGLVRGMDAEATGAPISIPVGEKTLGRMFNVLGEPIDEVEAPTDVEYMPIHRKAPAFEEQATSTEMLETGIKVVDLLCPYQKGGKIGLFGGAGVGKTVLIQELIHNIATEHGGYSVFTGVGERTREGNDLYYEMKESGVIDKTCMVFGQMNEPPGARMRVGLTGLTMAEYFRDKGGKDVLLFIDNIFRFTQAGSEVSALLGRMPSAVGYQPTLQTEMGALQERITSTKNGSITSVQAVYVPADDLTDPAPATTFAHLDATTVLDRSIVELGIYPAVDPLGSTSRILDPRIVGQEHFEVARGVQEILQKYKELQDIIAILGMDELSEDDKLVVNRARKVQRFLSQPFFVATQFTGLDGKYVPITETIRGFKEILEGKHDDVPESYFLNAGSIDEVRARMK